One window of Metopolophium dirhodum isolate CAU chromosome 3, ASM1992520v1, whole genome shotgun sequence genomic DNA carries:
- the LOC132941370 gene encoding acetyl-coenzyme A transporter 1-like, whose amino-acid sequence MQVMMDDNNIMLSTISLVPVQNSDNCEKITKVHNLNGDRWNLVKLLFLYILQGVPLGFSDAFPILLKSKKFSYYDQAIFSVSTWPFTFKILWAPLVDSIYCPSVGRRKMWLVPVYILLGTCLLVCSLYINGWLSNTGDLNVIPLTVVWLIINCLAATQDIVVDGWACSMLQKHNIHYSSMCNATGQSLGSFLGYAVVLLLRSETFCNKWLRFYPKSGGIITLKGYLYFWGIVYFVAAACVSKFKSEIQPSAGQKGLGVLNTYKLLWDIIKLPNVKILGAIFLTGKIGFATVDTVTNMEFMEAGVSENNIVIIGIMVFLVKLVVPIAMTKTTNSMKSMDVYMQCIPYRLLHGLAFTLLLYYTPTLLRTGGIVQTCFYTMLGFTYITHQIFSFIMYVIYLSFVSKVSDPNFGGIYMTLLCTFANVSLAITKTGSLWLVDVLTFKQCTTNSQNYCAAPTLIKSCRAAGGKCSTIIDGFYAEIVISSVLGVLWFYLIKKPLINLHLSDRKNWLVYNEENVVKVNVNDTI is encoded by the exons ATGCAAGTTATGatggatgataataatattatgctaagcACTATAAGCCTTGTTCCAGTACAAAATTCGGACAACTGCGAAAAAATCACCAAGGTTCATAACTTAAACGGTGACCGATGGAATTTAGTAAAACTCTTGTTTTTATACATACTGCAAGGCGTGCCATTGGGATTCAGTGATGCATTTCCAATTTTACTAAAATCCAAAAAGTTTTCGTACTATGACCAG GCGATATTTAGTGTGAGCACGTGGCCGTTtactttcaaaattttatgggcTCCGTTAGTCGACTCTATTTATTGCCCATCAGTGGGAAGGCGGAAAATGTGGCTCGTTCCTGTATACATACTGCTTG gcACATGCTTACTGGTGTGTAGTTTGTATATCAATGGCTGGTTGTCGAATACCGGGGATCTAAACGTGATTCCGCTCACTGTCGTTTGGTTAATCATAAATTGCTTGGCTGCTACTCAGGATATTGTAGTTGACGGATGGGCATGCTCTATGCTACAAAa gcATAACATACACTACTCGTCAATGTGCAACGCGACCGGTCAATCGCTGGGATCGTTCTTAGGATATGCAGTTGTATTGTTACTCAGATCTGAAACGTTTTGCAACAAATGGCTGCGTTTTTATCCTAAATCCGGTGGTATTATCACGTTAAAAG GGTATCTATATTTTTGGGGAATCGTGTACTTTGTAGCAGCGGCATGTGTGTCCAAGTTCAAAAGCGAAATCCAACCGTCAGCCGGACAAAAAGGTCTGGGCGTATTAAATACGTACAAGCTACTTTGGGACATAATAAAATTGCCAAATGTTAAGATACTAGGCGCGATATTTCTGACTGGAAAA ATAGGATTCGCCACTGTCGACACAGTGACTAATATGGAATTCATGGAAGCTGGAGTATCTGAAaacaatattgtcataattGGCATAATGGTGTTTTTAGTAAAATTGGTAGTTCCTATAGCTATGACTAAAACAACAAATTCAATGAAATCGATGGATGTTTACATGCAGTGTATACCATACag ATTGCTGCATGGTTTAGCATTCACGTTGTTGTTGTATTACACTCCAACACTTTTGAGAACCGGCGGTATTGTCCAAACATGTTTTTACACAATGTTGGGATTCACCTATATAACACATCAA ATCTTTTCATTCATTATGTACGTAATTTACCTGTCATTTGTATCTAAAGTAAGTGATCCGAATTTTGGTGGAATTTACATGACATTGCTATGCACTTTTGCAAACGTTAGCTTAGCTATAACAAAGACGGGTTCACTTTGGTTGGTTGATGTTCTTACCTTCAAACAGTGTACTACCAACTCTCAAAACTATTGTGCGGCTCCTACATtgataaaa tcTTGTCGAGCAGCAGGTGGCAAATGCAGTACCATAATCGATGGATTCTACGCCGAGATAGTTATCTCGTCTGTTTTGGGTGTATTATGGTtctacttaataaaaaaaccattaattaaCTTACACCTCAGTGATCGAAAAAATTGGCTTGTTTACAATGAAGAAAATGTAGTAAAAGTAAATGTTAATgacactatttaa
- the LOC132941371 gene encoding phenoloxidase-activating factor 2-like — MFLKTLCFIMFLTVSKIHFSKPNNATSAVSFERLELQTKKDKLLHETEWIEECKCVMISECLSDENDASIDIRIITKPDKCPTGKVYCCSDPSLENPLIMCGKVTSQNIDGIKINPDQAKFGEFPWQALILTNGNSFVSNGALIDNKHILSTAHFLTSFSKNFSALKVRLGDWDIYRDVEPRPHVERPVASIVIHPEYSPSNMHNDIAVITLSGAPVPVTDHVGPVCLPPRSPPDAVSPRRQWTGCRVSGWGAESFDRPRYPGVLKKVPVPLWDLQRCVESLRTTRLGATFKLHAGFLCAGGEENEDACKGDGGSPLVCEHDSVSHLIGLVSWGIGCGTPSIPGVYIDVSLYITWIEKQL; from the exons atgtttttaaaaacactatgtttcataatgtttttaactgtttctaaaatacatttctcTAAACCGAATAATGCTACTAGTGCAGTATCATTTGAGAGATTAGAATTGCAAACAAAAAAAgata aacTATTGCACGAAACTGAATGGATAGAAGAATGTAAATGTGTTATGATATCTGAATGTTTATCTGATGAAAATGATGCATCCATAGACATTAGAATAATCACA aaaccAGATAAATGCCCAACTGGAAAAGTGTATTGTTGTTCTGACCCATCGTTGGAAAACCCATTAATAATGTGTGGTAAGGTAACATCGCAGAACATTGATGGGATCAAAATCAATCCCGATCAG GCTAAATTTGGAGAATTTCCCTGGCAagctttaattttaacaaatggaAATTCATTCGTGTCAAATGGAGCGTTGATAGACAATAAACATATACTATCTACTGCTCACTTTTTGACTAGTTTCTCAAA GAACTTCAGTGCGCTGAAAGTACGGTTGGGCGACTGGGACATCTACAGAGACGTGGAGCCCCGGCCGCACGTTGAAAGGCCCGTGGCCAGCATCGTGATCCACCCCGAGTATTCGCCGTCCAACATGCACAACGACATCGCGGTGATCACACTGTCTGGCGCTCCGGTGCCGGTAACCGATCACGTGGGCCCTGTGTGTTTGCCGCCGAGATCGCCGCCAGATGCCGTGTCACCCCGTCGCCAGTGGACCGGTTGCCGGGTGTCCGGGTGGGGTGCGGAGAGCTTCGACCGGCCGCGGTACCCGGGCGTGCTCAAGAAGGTACCAGTACCGCTGTGGGACCTTCAACGGTGCGTCGAGAGTCTGAGGACCACGAGACTCGGCGCCACGTTCAAGCTGCACGCGGGGTTCTTGTGCGCGGGCGGTGAGGAGAATGAAGATGCCTGCAAG GGTGATGGAGGTTCGCCTTTAGTGTGTGAACATGATTCTGTTTCACATCTCATTGGTCTCGTATCTTGGGGAATTGGATGCGGAACTCCTTCAATACCCGGTGTTTACATTGATGTCAGCCTTTATATTACTTggattgaaaaacaattataa
- the LOC132941373 gene encoding LOW QUALITY PROTEIN: cathepsin O-like (The sequence of the model RefSeq protein was modified relative to this genomic sequence to represent the inferred CDS: deleted 3 bases in 3 codons) yields the protein MVVANILKASLVVSCVVLILFFIMSITQLNRDQDKFNKFIKMYNKSYTNGTEHNIRFEHFKKSLKTIQLLSQKCNGCTNYGITEFSDLSTEEFTKIYLNSVTLRTPRTGTFSMTRSKRSITTATLSSIDWRDKGVVTSVRNQKNCGACWAISVVELIESVYAIKTGLLQTFSVQEMLDCSGGINQGCTGGSVVYLLLWLVENNITVYKEENYPTIYKDQMCKIYNKINLFMVIKSFLTLNLMDREDLLLSYLSKSPVSVALNALPWQFYVGGVLSQCDNSMASLNHAAEIVGYKLGENPYYILKNSWGTNFGNDGYIHVAIGNNECGIGWEVDVVTNVV from the exons atggtcGTTGCAAACATATTAAAAGCATCGCTTGTAGTCAGTTGTgtagtattaattttgttttttattatgtcaATCACACAGTTAAACCGAGACCaagataaattcaataaattcattaaaatgtacaataagaGTTACACGAACGGGACGGAACATAATATAAGGTTTGAACACTTTAAG AAATCGTTAAAAACTATTCAACTTTTGAGTCAGAAATGTAATGGATGTACCAATTATGGAATCACAGAATTCTCAGATTTGTCAACAGAagaatttactaaaatataccttAATTCAGTCACTTTAAGG ACACCACGTACAGGGACTTTTAGTATGACGAGATCTAAGCGATCTATTACAACAGCAACCTTATCAAGCATTGattg gagGGATAAAGGAGTAGTGACTTCTGttcgaaatcaaaaaaattgtggAGCTTGTTGGGCAATTAGTGTGGTAGAATTGATTGAATCTGTT TATGCCATCAAAACAGGATTGTTACAAACATTTAGTGTACAAGAA ATGTTAGATTGTTCGGGAGGAATAAACCAAGGATGTACTGGCGGAAGTGTTGTATATTTGCTCTTATGGTTG GTTGAAAATAACATTACCGTGTACAAAGAAGAAAATTATCCAACTATATATAAAGATCaaatgtg taaaatatataataagatcaatttatttatggttattaaatcatttttaacacTGAA TTTGATGGATCGTGAAGATTTATTGTTATCCTATTTATCAAAAAGCCCAGTTTCTGTAGCCCTTAATGCATTGCCGTGGCAGTTTTATGTTGGTGGTGTACTCAGCCAATGTGATAATAGTATGGCCTCGTTAAATCATGCAGCAGAAATAGTTGGGTACAAACTTGGTgaaaatccatattatattttgaaaaattcttgGGGAACTAATTTTGGCAATGATGGATACATCCACGTAGCAATTGGAAATAATGAATGCG gAATTGGATGGGAAGTTGATGTGGTCACAAATGTCGTGTAG
- the LOC132941674 gene encoding calpain-D translates to MGSIASVLQWHCSSCSLINPTDRLTCIRCNVHRSYECNKKFEQLKTRTIHGCPTPYVTDILCAEAEIAAGALRLDDADPTNIDHRPSVVKLQFKSVILQRRKSWNGFEDHLQASIRPSKSSTLLATENDSWLCNTCRIRNSSTQQCQNCDSFRRSKGRQNETIPITINMPNDFEKKSTSNWTCEKCSFTLNPFWSDSCESCGWNAITMMRDCVRYTPPKKKWACKRCTLLNDPNTTVCNACGGSKAKSLCPDDGTLREFWTCDKCTLKNRISALVCKACKTDKRANKKRRSDSQCPTCTFDNEPNAKRCAMCHKHLEPEYYSSILISNHPKKQSELMENLRRIEEQEAREKWNEIVLFCIQNSQEFVDDSFPPAAKSLYYTEKHESCRVTQWLRPESIICSELDKESCWTVFRKPKPSDIIQGVLGNCWLLSALTVLAEREDLVRHVMVTKDYCQQGAYQVRLCKDGKWTTVLVDDLLPCDHRGNLVYSQAKRKQLWVPLIEKAIAKLHGCYEALVSGRAIEGLATLTGAPCESVPLQPSSVPTEDELDRDLIWAQLLSSRLAGFLMGASCGGGNMKVDEDAYQNKGLRPRHAYSVLDVRDIDSHRLLKLRNPWGHFSWNGDWSDDSDMWSEKLKIMLMPDGCCEGVFWISYDDVLKYFDCIDICKVRNNMWNEVRLKGYLPPLSSTDHLSCVVLTVSEPTEAEFTLFQEGQRKSEKCNRSQLDLCVAVMRSREVTSEKPICIGRLVEHSKRQVRGFVSSHKMLEPDVYVVVCLAFNHWHTDLVDPSVYPEFVLAIHSSKRLLVEQVSPPSFVLADTIINLTLAKGKRHEGREGMTAYYLTKGWAGLVVVVENRHANRWIHVKCDCQESYNVMSTRGLLKTIDSVPPLHRQVIIVLTQLEGSGGFSIAHKLTHRLANQAGLHDWGPPGCSHLPQIQKSIEGLHSPRLIT, encoded by the exons ATGGGATCGATTGCTTCGGTCCTCCAATGGCATTGCAGTTCTTGTTCGCTGATAAATCCCACAGATCGATTAACTTGTATTCGATGTAATGTACATAGAAGTTATGAGTGTAACAAAAAGTTTGAACAACTCAAAACACGGACCATTCATGGATGCCCGACCCCTTATGTCACCGATATTCTGTGCGCTGAGGCAGAAATTGCTGCAGGAGCTTTAAGACTTGATGATGC AGACCCAACTAATATTGACCATAGACCAAGTGTAGTTAAGCTTCAATTTAAGTCTGTTATTTTACAACGGCGTAAATCGTGGAATGGATTTGAGGATCATTTACAAGCGTCCATCAGGCCATCCAAAAGTTCAACACTACTTGCCACGGAAAATGATTCTTGGTTATGTAATACCTGTAGAATTAGAAACTCTTCAACTCAGCAATGTCAAAACTGTGATTCATTTAGAAGATCTAAAGGACGACAAAATGAAACTATCCCTATTACCATTAATATGCCAAACG ACTTTGAGAAAAAATCTACAAGCAATTGGACTTGTGAAAAATGTTCTTTTACTTTAAATCCATTTTGGTCAGACTCCTGTGAATCATGTGGCTGGAATGCTATAACAATGATGCGTGACTGTGTACGCTACACGCCTCCCAAGAAAAAATGGGCATGTAAACGTTGTACCCTACTTAATGATCCTAATACAACAGTTTGCAATGCTTGTGGTGGATCAAAAGCTAAAAGTCTTTGCCCTGATGACGGAACATTACGGGAATTTTGGACATGTGATAAGTGTACATTGAAAAATAGAATATCAGCACTAGTATGTAAAGCCTGTAAAACAGACAAACGTGCAAATAAAAAAAGACGGTCAGATAGTCAATGTCCAACTTGTACTTTTGATAATGAACCAAATGCTAAACGGTGTGCTATGTGTCACAAACACCTTGAACCAGAATATTattcttctatattaatatcgAATCATCCTAAAAAACAAAGTGAATTAATGGAAAATTTAAGACGAATTGAAGAGCAAGAAGCACGAGAAAAATGGAATGAAATAGTGCTGTTTTGTATCCAA aacAGTCAAGAATTTGTTGATGATTCATTTCCTCCAGCTGCAAagtctttatattatacagaaaaacaCGAAAGCTGCCGAGTAACACAATGGTTAAGACCCGAATCAATTATTTGTTCAGAATTAGATAAAGAATCATGCTGGACTgtatttagaaaaccaaaaccTTCAGATATAATTCAag gTGTTTTGGGTAATTGTTGGTTGTTGAGTGCTTTAACTGTCTTGGCAGAACGTGAAGACTTAGTTAGACATGTTATGGTTACCAAAGATTATTGTCAACAAGGTGCATACCAAGTTCGTCTTTGTAAAGATGGTAAATGGACCACAGTTCTTGTTGATGATTTATTACCATGCGACCACAGGGGAAATCTAGTGTATAGTCAG GCAAAACGTAAGCAATTATGGGTTCCCTTAATAGAGAAAGCAATAGCTAAACTCCATGGTTGCTATGAAGCACTTGTTTCCGGTAGAGCAATTGAAGGACTTGCTACATTAACAGGCGCACCTTGTGAAAGTGTGCCATTGCAACCATCATCAGTTCCAACAGAAGATGAACTAGATCGTGATCTGATATGGGCGCAGTTATTAAGTTCACGCCTTGCTGGTTTTTTAATGGGAGCATCTTGTGGAGGCGGTAATATGAAAGTAGATGAAGACGCTTACCAAAATAAAGGACTAAGACCAAGACATGCCTATTCTGTATTGGATGTTCGAGATATTGATAGTCATCGATTGTTGAAGCTTAGAAATCCTTGGGGACACTTCTCGTGGAATGGTGATTGGTCTGATGATTCAGACATGTGGTcagagaaattaaaaataatgttgatgCCAGATGGATGTTGTGAAGGAGTGTTTTGGATATCATATGATGatgttttaaa GTACTTTGATTGCATTGATATCTGTAAAGTAAGAAATAATATGTGGAATGAAGTAAGACTTAAAGGATATTTGCCACCGTTATCTTCAACTGATCATTTATCATGTGTTGTCCTCACTGTCTCAGAACCAACTGAAGCAGAATTTACACTTTTTCAAGAAGGACAAAG GAAATCGGAAAAGTGTAACAGAAGTCAACTCGATTTGTGTGTAGCAGTAATGAGAAGTAGAGAAGTAACATCTGAAAAACCTATTTGCATTGGTCGTCTTGTTGAACACAGCAAACGTCAAGTCCGTGGATTTGTTAGCTCACACAAGATGTTGGAACCTGATGTTTATGTTGTTGTTTGTTTGGCATTTAATCATTGGCATACag atttggTAGATCCTTCAGTTTATCCTGAGTTTGTTTTGGCGATTCATAGTTCTAAACGATTATTAGTAGAACAAGTGTCACCACCATCCTTTGTTCTGGCTGACACAATTATTAACTTGACTTTAGCAAAAGGAAAAAGACATGAA ggccGAGAAGGAATGACTGCTTACTATTTAACCAAAGGATGGGCTGGACTTGTTGTTGTAGTAGAAAATCGTCACGCAAATCGTTGGATACATGTGAAATGTGATTGTCAAGAAAGTTATAATGTTATGTCAACTAGAGGATTACTCAAAACTATTGACTCTGTTCCACCTTtgcatag acaagttataattgtattgaCTCAATTAGAAGGAAGTGGAGGGTTTTCAATTGCTCACAAATTGACTCATAGATTGGCAAATCAAGCTGGACTTCATGA